From a region of the Methanobrevibacter sp. TMH8 genome:
- the mobB gene encoding molybdopterin-guanine dinucleotide biosynthesis protein B, which translates to MNGSAIIKIISVVGKKDTGKTSLTVKIIEELRKRDLKVASIKHSHHMLEMDRENTDTWKHKEAGSETVVGIGSRTFFNIAKDLPLERILFLIKIIDEPDFVVIEGFKNYSYPKISTSKEIVDDFTLRNIDALNIKDEEIPELVDFIEKHSYDIIDTLYTNNCGLNNGEAIGKAIINQENLDIDDLDDIDVHLSINEKVIGLNSFVNIFMKNSIIGMLKSLKTEEYGIKDLEKIEIVINNGNKE; encoded by the coding sequence ATTAATGGAAGTGCTATTATTAAAATAATTTCCGTTGTAGGTAAAAAAGATACTGGTAAAACATCTCTAACTGTCAAAATTATAGAAGAACTAAGAAAAAGAGATTTAAAAGTAGCTAGTATTAAACATTCTCATCACATGCTTGAAATGGATAGAGAAAACACTGATACTTGGAAACATAAAGAAGCAGGTTCTGAAACTGTAGTTGGTATTGGTAGTCGGACTTTTTTCAATATAGCTAAAGATTTACCATTAGAAAGAATACTTTTTTTAATAAAGATAATTGATGAACCTGATTTTGTTGTAATTGAAGGTTTTAAAAATTATAGTTATCCAAAAATATCAACATCAAAAGAAATTGTTGATGATTTTACTTTAAGAAATATTGATGCATTAAATATAAAAGATGAAGAAATACCAGAACTTGTTGATTTCATTGAAAAACATAGTTATGATATTATTGATACTCTTTACACTAATAATTGTGGTTTAAATAATGGTGAAGCTATTGGAAAAGCTATTATCAATCAAGAAAATCTTGATATAGATGATCTTGATGATATCGATGTACATTTATCAATCAATGAGAAAGTTATTGGTTTAAATTCTTTTGTAAATATTTTCATGAAAAATAGTATTATTGGAATGTTAAAATCACTAAAAACTGAAGAATATGGAATTAAAGATCTCGAAAAAATAGAAATTGTGATTAATAATGGAAACAAAGAATAA